Within the Corticium candelabrum chromosome 6, ooCorCand1.1, whole genome shotgun sequence genome, the region TGGGTGGAGCAGAGGTTTTTAGAAAAGTCGACATGTCACAAGCGTACCAACAGCTGGCAGTGGACGAGCATTCAAAACTCTTTGTCACTATAAACACCCACAAAGGGTTATTTCAATATAATCGATTCCTTTTTGGTGTGTCTGCGGCTCCAGCCATATTTCAACGCACAATGGAGAATCTGTTGCAAGTTATTGAGGGGGTGATAGTATATCTTGCATTGATGATATCCTAGTGACTGGGAAGTGTCAGGATCAGCATTTACAGCGGTTAGAGGAAGTCCTCAAGAGGTTGTCCGCGGCAGGGCTGCGACTCAAGAGAGTGAAATGCCAGTTCATGGTTCCCTCAGTGCAGTATTTGGGAGTTACCGTCGATGCAGAAGGCACTCATCCGAATAAAGACAAAGTTAGAGATATCCAGGAAGCTCCCGCACCAACATCTGTGAAAGAACTCAAGTCTTTTCTTGGGTTACTAAACTATTACAGCAAGTTCCTCCACAATATTTCAAGTGTATTGGCACCACTATACAAATTACTGAAGAAGGGAGTGAAGTAGCACTGGGGAAAAGAACAGGAAACGGTATTCAAGGAATCTAAAAGAGTATTGATTTCTCAAAAAGTTTTGATTCATTACGATGCATGAAAGCCTCTCATCCTAGCGTGTGATTCATCACAAGTAGGTATTGGGGCGGTATTGTCTCACCAGGAAGACGATGGCAGTGAACGTCCCATAGCTTTCGCTTCGAGGACGTTGACGACTGCAGAACAAAAATAGCACACAGATAGAACAGGAAGGCATGACGGTAGTGTTCGAAGTTACAGGTTTTTACGAATACATCTATGGAAGACATTTTACATTAGTCTCAGATCATGAACCACTTCTGACCCTGTTTAATGAAAGAACTGGAGTGTCCGAAATGGCGTCAGCAAGGATTCAAAGATTGGCCCTCAAGTTATCTGGCTACCATTACACTTTCAGGCATAAACCAGGAATCATAAATGGTAACGCTGATGGATTGAGCAGACTGCCATTAAGAGGACCGCCAGATGTTTTAGAGGAGTCGCCACCACCCGAAGTTGTTAGTCTCTTGCATCGGTTGGAAGTTCTTGAAAGTCCTGTATCCGCACACGAAATCAAACGGTGGACACGTGAAGATCCTGTACTAGCGAGAGTGTTGAAATACGTGCTGCAAGGATGGCCCGCTAACTTACTAGGTGATTTTGCAGTCGCAATGAAGCCGTACAAATCTAGGGCAAATGAATTGTCAGTGCAAGATGGTTGTGTTCTGTACGGCGCCCGTGTGTTAGTGCCCGAGAAAGGAAGGCATGCAGTGCTCTCACAACTGCATGATGGGCACCCAAACTGTTCAAGAATGAAAGGGATTGCAAGAACCATAGTTTGGTGGCCAAGGATTGATTCTGAAATAGAAGGAACTATTCGGAAGTGTCTTACATGCCAGCAGCAAGCGAGAGCACCGACATTAGCTCCGCTGTGTGCATGGGAATGGCCAGAAAAGCCGTGGAGTAGATTGCATGCCGACTATGCAGGGCCGCTTATGGGAGCATACTTTTTGTCATTGTGGATGCTCGCACCAAATGGATGGATATTCACTACACGGGCAATTCTTGTTTTGTATCACAGCAGTTCGAAGGATTTATAAAGGGCAGCGGTATTAGGCATGTTCGAACAGTACCCTATCATCCCGCCTCTAATGGCCTTGCACAGAGGGCAGTGCAGTCGTTTAAAGCTGGCATGCGGAAGCAATCATCAGGGTCTATAAAAACCAAGTTTGCAAAATTTTTACTCAACTATCGTACCGCCACGCATACAACCACTGGAGTTGCACCAGCGCAACTATTAATGGAGCGAAGGCTGACACCATCCATAGACAGGCTGTTCCCGGATGTGACGAGGAAAGTGGTCCAAACACAGTTACAACAGAAGAATTACCATGACCGGTATGTTACATACCGTCCATTTCAGGTGCAAGACAGAGTATTTATCAGGAACTATGCAAATGGCCCAATTTGGGTACCTGGGGTGATATTAGCCGTCACGGGTCCACTGTCTTATGAGTGTCAATTAGTCGATGGACGTCGAGTACGCCGACACCAAGATCAGTTGCGGAAGAGGGAGGTAGAAGTAACACCTCCAGTAGTTAGGGAAGGACTGAGTTGTGGTGAAGGACTACGAGAGATAGTGGACAGTTTTCAGAAGGCACCAGACCCTGTGGTTGCTGGTGGTCCTTTCGACCTAACACTAGAGGATTCTCTAGATACACCAGAAGAGCCAGAAATCTGGGCACCGATGCCAAGTCCACCTACAGTAAGTGAAAGGGAACTGTCACCTGAGCCAATGTCAACGCCGGAATCGGTAGCACCAAGACGATCGACAAGGATTCGGAAGGAGTCGAACCGATTAGACTTGTGATTGTAAATTGACagagttgttgttgtgttgcgtAGTTAGCTAAAGGTAGTGGGAAGGGGTGTAGTATCCGGGTGCTGGTCATCCGGGGGTTTGATCCTGGTAGTAGATCTTTCAATAGCGAACCACGAGATATTACAGTCGACATTACAGCCACTAAAAGCGATAGACAGACTTCTAATTCCGCACGAACCAAGTGGCCAAAAGATTTCAGCGCAACCCCTACAGTGCGCTAGACTAAAATGTGACGCGTTTATTTCCACTGTAGCAAAATACAATTTGAAAGCAAGTCATAGCCAACAGCTGCCAAGCTACAAGTGCCATCTACCCAATAATCTACAACAACTTGACCAGAAGCACGAcgacaacaacagtcacacaacaagcaagatGATCGACGAGCAGTACAAACTAACAGTCATCTGACTCTCATATTACTGAGAAACTGCTGGTGGAAAGTCGCCAATCTCACCTTGTTCCGTCACAGGGGATCCATTCAGACTGTATGAAATAAGCAGTTTCATCCTCAACTGTTGCTATAAAAATaatgaatattaattaaaagacaagCAACAAAGCATATAATCTGTGACTCAATaaagacaaccaaacaaacctTGCTAATGGGAATCTTCGCTAATTCAAATTACCTTTGGCGTCCTGCCTTGCGTACCCACATCTTATTGGGTACGTTATGattacagtagaacctcactAATCTGACAGCCTCTTGCCAAGCCCTGTTCAGATTACTGAAGTTGTTTGGATTTCAAAATGCCAAAACACGTAGCCTTcccttggaggtccagactttGCCTCGAACCTTGGGACATTTGCATATCTCTACacatatgtcatgtttgtagTAAATAACACcgctgcaacgactacatgCACTTCTAAATAATGTAACAGTCAGGACTTATAATACAGTATAAGATGAATAACAATCCGCCATCAATTTGGCCTCACCAAGATATGTTGACATCATAATATATCTATGTGGATCAAGCATCATGGCAATGTGGAGGTCACGCAGATGAGGTCACAAGATTGTAACCACTgtttgccgtctgttgtgcctacccTGTCAGACAGGGAGGTTAATTAATGAGAATGAGCCTGTAGCAGGTGGGTAATATGGTAAACATAGAGCAATTATCCAATAATGATGtccaacagccaaacaaaatCCACCAATATGATTTCAGCGACAATTTTTAGCAagccgccaaaataaattccctcCAATGTTCATCTAAGACGTCAATCAGATACGCGTTTtctgaaaactagataaccgcAACCCGGATGAGGCAGcccaataggatctgggtacgCAAGGGAGGGCACCAAAGGTAATTTGAATTAGCAAGGATTCGGATTGGCGAGGTTCGACTATATCTAGTTTCCAGAAAATGCAAGTATCTTACTATTTTAAATCAtgactgtcacattatttagaagtacatgtagttgttgcagcaTTGTcgtttaccacaaacatgacacaTGTGTAGAGATAACATAAATGCGCCAGTGGTATAGGTGTCCGAGGCATGGTCTGGATATCCAAGGTTATGCATTTTGGCCTTTTGGTAATCCAGACAACTACACTAATCCGAACAAGGCTTGGCACGGGACTGTTCGGATTAGCAAAGTTTTACTGTACTCATGCATGCCACAGCCACCATTGtagccaaacaaacagtttCATACTTGCATTATCAACAGACTACCATAAAGCAAATACCTAAACTATAAcaatccacacacacacaaacaaacacacagacacagacacagacacagacacagacacacagacacacacacacacacacacacacacacacacagacacacacacacacacacacacacacacacacacacacacagacacacacacacacacacacacacacacacagacacacagacacacacacacacacacacacacacacacacacacacaaacacacacacacacacacacacacacacacacacacacacacacacacagacacacacacacacacacacacacacacacacacacaaacacacacacacacacacacacacacacacacacacacacacacacacacacacacttacccGTTGAGGATTCACAACCTGAATGATTTGTGTCACACTGCCAGAATTAGAAGGTGGAATTACATTCCCAGATGGTGATTGAATGTTCAACTGGAATGCCTtggaacagacacacacagagatagatagacaggcaTCATTCTCACTTTCCTGTTGTAAGGAATACCTTTGGTACTGCTACTTGAAATAGAAAGTCCGTCATTGCTACAGGTTGGGAGTTACAAGCAAACATTGAGATGTCGACCATGTTGCTGGGATTGTTGGCAATTTTTGAGAACGAAAATTCAACTGTCAATCCATTCTTGTTGAACACAGTCATTGAAGGTATGGAACCTAAGAAATCCATAGTtcagacatacaaactgataaacaggctgtacatacagacaaacaaatttaaacaaacagacaaagatacGCGATAAAGCATGCCTGTATCAGTTGAAGGTGGGGTTCCGCCACCCAATAAATCCATTTAGCCTGAGCCAGAAGATGGAGCATTAGACTGCACAGGCTGAACTGCAGCTACAAATAGAAACCAAATATAAACTATCGCCAATCATgcaaacatatagacaaacaaattatatACGcataaacaagaaagaaacaaagagacagaaaagAAACCAGAAACCATAAAAGAAAAGCTTACTCaagtagacatacatacagaaagacaggcagacagacagacaaaaagataaaaaacaaacatacaacaaataaaccaacagagacacacacagagataaacagacagataaatagacaaacatgtaaacaaacaagcagacagacagataccagccagccagccaaatacacacacacacacacacacacacacatacacacacacacacacacacacacacacacacacacacacacacacaaacacacacacacacacacacacacacacacacacacacacacacaccaagcatATGGCACGAAGTAAATGCCAAACCTACAAATGTCACAATACGATAATGTCACAAGAGTCTCATTCAGTTCACACATTCTGTTTCACAATTATTTGTCCTCCTCACCTGGTGCTGATACAGACAGACCTCCCAAGATGTCCAGCAGCTCATTGCCAGCTTGACTGGACACTGGCTGTTCAGCTACTGCTTCAGAATATCCCAACAAATCTAGAAGACTGGCCTAAATGTTACATTACAGTATTGATTAGTGACTTCCATTACAGAGTTCTGATTCAAACGTTACTTCTTGAGATGCAGGTTTAATAGGTAGTGGTGCTGCTTGTAAACCAGGTAAAGTTGCTCCATTTGCTGTACAAGACGAAAGGAAATGTACATTTACAATGTACCAGCAATTAAATCAAATCATGACTCATGCAACCCACAAATCTTACCTTCTGTAGGTAGAGACTCTCATGCTCCGTTTGTGTCATTGACACTAGCTGACGCCTTAACATCTGCCGATGGCATCCTTTCTAACAAGGCTGATCTAACACAATAATGAGATGGTGAATAGGTTATTAATGTATACACCCACAAGCATacccacatgcacacgcacatactcacacacacaactacacccACGTACACACAGCAAGAAATCACAACGTGTACCATCATTAATACCTCATGTGATTAAATGCACTAAAGAGCTGTGAGTATTCAACCGATCGTTGCTGCAGTTCGACATTCAAATTTGCTCCATATTGAGCAACTAAACCCTGAATACGTCTACACATATCAGaccatacattaattaattaatacacccAGACATAATCCATTGCTACAAAGCCAGTCAGatgaacacagacaaacataaacacaaacaaagacacaaaaatTGTTGATACAAACTTATAAATGCAACAAACTCTAACACGACTCATACatactgagagacagacactaTAATATTTCTCACTCTACTGTCTGTGTGAATCTGGTACTGAGCTTCATAACGCTTGTCACAGCAAAAGTTAAGGGAAGTTGGCAATGAATGAGGACTCTCCAATACAGCTTGCAATACATTGAGCACATCAGACTCACTCACCTagagtacacaacacaacaaataatcaTTTCCCATAAACtaatcaaacaacaaattacaCAGTTTTTGCATCAAATCAATATACCCTACTTGCTCAAATATATCCCCAGGGCTCAAGAAAGTTCCCATCCTCAGTTTTGGCCAGTGCTCTAACATTGTCACACCTCTTTCTACAGTGACTGTCTGCTAGATTTATACTGCCTGTAGGAATGCTAATAACATTATTTTTCACTTGCTTACACCTttgacatcatgcagcagctaTGAAGAGGAGAACTGGTTCATTGACTGAAGTTTTAGTGTTGTCAATGCAATGGCTTGTTTGGTGTCAAAATCTGCCAAGGAATTTAGCATTAGCATTAGCTTAAGCTAAATAATTAATCACTTCGGCCAATGAAAACCTCTAGGTGTCATATTATCTAGTAATGTTCCATCCCATACAATTCCTTGGATGCCAACCATGGAGTAGGATCAGGCGAGTACAGTATTGCAACACCACTTTCCAAACCTTTGCAAATAGTTCTAGATATTATAGGTTATCACATGGCTACAAGAGCAATAAAGTAGACTGAGTGTGGACACTCTGATAAATTCGATATCATCTGAGTGACATGTGATAACTGATTTATATCCCATTTCCCAATCGCAAGCATGTTAGTCAGGCAGACGATTGAGCCTGTTAGTGGAGCAGTGGAATGTCTTTCTTgttcaatttctatgtcaagTGACTACGAATTGTTGAGTAGCACATGTATCGCAGTTGATGTGTATGTTGACAACTTGATAGACTGCACTTTGGCACTCATCATATAGTAATTACTGGTCATCCAGAACCATGGGCTGCTGATAACTCATATCAGACCTTGGGTTGATAACCTATATGTATATTAGTCTATTTTGGGACAACGGGGTGATATACTAAGTTTATCACTCCTCCGACTATTTGGAACTCCCCTAGCAATAAGATATAGAAAGTACCTACCAAATCCTACCAGATAAAGATGCTACCAGAACATCATCATCTGCTTCTACCACTACAAAATTAAATGTGAAATGATCTGACCAAACTTACCTCAATAGCCTCTTCTCCCTGAGTTGGTCCCAGCAATAGCAGATCACCATACTCACCAATACACCAAACACCAATTTGAACAAGGGATTGCTagcacaaaacaaacaacagaactgtTACCAACTCATACAAACAGCAGCGTAAACTCAGGCCATTCCAGATTCAGTGCACAGAGACCCTTCATCATACCTGGCTAATGTCACCACTGAGAGCAACATAAAGCTGCTGCACAATGTATGTATGGAGTTCTGTCATGCCAGCAAAAAATTGAATGAGACCAAGAACAAGGTCTTCTTCTACGTATGCTCCTGTCTATAATATATCAACAAAAATTAGTGATGCTACAtaatgcatgtgttgtgtatcAAGAAATGCATTTCTTatataatctaatgtattacAATATCCATGCCTCCACCTTCAAACCTTAGCATAATGCATTAGAGAATCCAATTCagacaaaatcaataaaaatgcAATTTGATCGATTTGTGAAAACGACTCACCATTGTCAACACTTGCAATACAGTATCTACATGCCACTTCTGATCAGGAGCGTGTCtaacacaaacatgcatgtcTTTCAAACACTATACACATCCATGACCGCCTCTTACTTCTCAGCTGTAAGAACGAGATTAGATGCAATATATGCCTTAAACTCCATGTCTGCGTCGAACAGAAAAGACACAATTTCCTTAGTAAGACTCTTTGCGTTGCTGTCATTGATTAGAGCAAAACATAACTCAATAGCCCGTCTGTAAACAAGACACAAATAACCAGTATTCATTAGACTCACTCTTTATATCTCAAACCACAGAAACAACACATTCTTCCAATGCACATATTTAGCAATCGGTTTCAAGCAGTGTTCAACTTCAACTGTTTCAATGTCAATATCTCAGCACAGCTGTATTGAAACAAATTGATGCttacacacatgcaaaaaTAAAACAGACTACATGAATAAGAATGCTTCAGATACAAATCTAAATCACATGCTTTCTAACACCCAAGATACTTTGTTCACTCTAATGAGTTAAGCCTACAACTTGAATATTTTGTTGTCTCACTTAATAAAAGACAGTAGCACATACACATTCTGTTGCAGTCTGCTTATTTAATtatactgtaattaattaattaattaatggcttgtATGTACTCCAACCaagcatgcaaatatttaaattttgataattgtacattatttatatattatgtacatattatttatatattctttataattatttatatattatttatatattatttatatattatttatatattatttatatattatttatatattatttatatattatttaatactTATCactatataatatttattgatattaatgctattgtaggcgtgtcaaaaATCTTTAAAATCCCGCATTCTCCACCATTTTTTCCTGTAAATTCGcgcattttgattcagctaCAGTAGTTGGCAGGTCTGCCTAGAACTTCCTACTGAAATGAAAGTAATGCATGCATGGCCGTTGGTCTTGAAGAAAGATGTCTAAAAGTTTCCTTTTGTGAACTTTGTGTGGGTAAAAGATATCCAAATAAAAGTGATACGTTGCTCTGATCACTCCATTTCAACAAAGCCTGGATTAGTACTTTTAGCCAGTTGGCGCCTGGAATGTCCATTCAGTCGCCAGAACATGCCAATTCTTGGGCGACAGTCCTCAAAACCTTCCACAACCCTGGTCGCACTTcgagtaaacaaataaatagagtGAACGTGATGGTGAACAAGCCAGACGTACTACTTTACCTAGAAAGTAATCCTTGGACCTACCTGAGCAAGAATGTCATTCATTGCTTCGCTTGTTTCATTCACCGTGACCCAATAATCGAAGTGCATGTGTTTAGTCGAAGGCCATTTACCTGCATAAAATACAAACCATTCTAGCTATTCATCATTATCGTAAATCTAGGCATCACCGTTGTTCAGTCACAGTCGTGGCGCCACCATCTGCTTGAGTTGCTTCAAGCTTGCTTACTAGGGCTAAAATTTTTTACGTAGTGGCCAAGACCAGCCTCTGGTGCCACTTAGCGCCAGTAGCCCACCCTAGGGAGATACTAGTTAAAGTCGCAACTTCGTTGAATCGTTTACGAAAGCCGTAACGCAAAGAGAGTGCCCGCCCCGTGCAGATCCTGCGCTACATCAGTCAGTCTAGATATAAATGTCCTAAAAGGTCCTTGGAGCTCCAATTCGCTGCGCTAATTTATATCGTTAGCGCGCTGTAGTGATTGTGCGACTAGACACGGTACGTTACAGCTAGACAAATAGGCGAGTGCATTGTGACCAACGAAatttatttgtagcatttttCTATTTAGCGAACTTCCAGCGAAACCACTGCATACAAAGAACTGTGTGCGTCATGGACTCTAGGCAGGCATGTCAGAATTTCTGTGTCCAGGGTCTTGGGACGTTTGAAAGACCACTTTCAAGTTTGGGGAACCTGTCGCTTCATACTATTTTGTAAAGACTGAGCATGCGCGCATGCTGAGACTTTTCGGCATTGAAACACAGCATGGGCGTCAGAAGGGCATCGGCCAAACGGCCATATGGCATTACCACTTTCCTTTCTAGGTGACCTTTGCCAGTCGCCCATTTTGTATACTTCTGGCTATGGGTAGGTATTTTATCATTTGAGTTGCTGTGTATCTGTTTACCAGTAACTACATTCTGATGCGTACCCGAGTTTAATACTGCATTATCGAATTGGCCAGTTTTCAtgtatatttctattcatttgtttggctttttttagtttttttttTGTAGATGCCTACCATTGGTATGATTTGTTTGCATCGTTTAGTGTGTAGATATTTATTCTGATTGTACAGTACTAACTTGTATTGTGCTGCAGTTGTGTCAACTATGTTCCCAAGCCAGAGGATTCAATGTTGCTGCAAGCAGCTTTAGCGATTTACCAGAAGTTTGATTAACCGGCCAGCTGATGCTATGGTTCTTGCAATTCAACTAACTGACATGAAGCTTGTTCAAGAGATATTTACAACATGCGATGATCTGTAAGTAAAGAGCAACAGTAACTATTTAAATACAAACAGAGCCAACCTGTGTTACTCTTATTACTAAATCATAGTGCAACAAAATGTCACTATGTCACGTTGTGTGTTTACCACATTTCTTAACCCCTAATGAGTACATTTTTTAACAAAGCAAGTTTCACTCGAGTttacataattattaatgCATCACTTTCACACATGATGGTTGCTTACAAATGTCTTTGGTTGAGGTTAAGACTTTGCCACCTTTGTGTACTGGTGTGCAGAGTTTGTATTATTTATGTGAATGAAATCAGTTTATTAACCTTTAGTTGAGATTTTATTGAAAGGTACGTGTAAGCAATTTATTGTCTACGCTTTTGGTTGTGCATTTGTAGTGGTTGgcattgtgtgtgaatgttgCTTTTTGTTTAAATCTGTACAGCAGCAACTTGCGTTCAAGTTAGGACGTCAACAGATTTGTTTTGATCTGGATTCCAGCATGCCTAATAGGGACGACCTAACTGAGATTATGGAGAACATTCTACTGAATAACCACTTTTTGTCTCTTACTAGAGAAGTAAGCAGTTCAAATGGTTGcttatgtgtgtgcatgtttgtgagAAAGTGGAGTGTGTTTGGGGGGAAGCAAATGGGATGTGTGAGCCTGAGGACTGCGTGGTATTGGGGCTTGGGTGTGTAGGTGCGTGCGATTGTTGGCATGTAGAAGCTGCAAATGTGATCTTTGCAAGCACGTAGATGATATTACCACTTTTAAAATTTAATGGTTTTTTGACATATGACATTGTGGTTTGTTTTGGTATAGCTGGACATCATGGAGCCAAAGGTTCCTGAAGATATTTACAAGAGCCATCTGGAGACTCACAGTAATATGCTTGTGGTCTATTTCTATATTTAAAGTTAGTTAGATGAGTTTATTGAAAGGATCGTCTTATGGACCATCCAATTTTGATTCAGCCAAGCAAAATTTTGCAGCATCATTTGTGAATGGATTTCTTAATTTTGCATTTGGTCAAGATAAGCTGTTAATGGATGATGGAAGTAAATGGATTTACAAGAATGATGATCATGGtatgttttagtaattaaCTTTTGTGTGAATAGGTATGGTAGGGATTATTTGGaagttgtacacacacacacacacacacacacacacacacacacacacacacacacacacacacacacacacacacacacacacacacacacacacatggacaaatgttaagccctccacgtcattcaaCATTGACCATAGGGTCTGTTCCGAAGAAAGATTTctctgcctctagagacaaggGCCTCTATGTGCTACATGGAGGCTTAAAggccagcactacaatccacctggagctttggccagagtcatccaggagcagtgactatggcgcagctctgggactggacagcAAGGCCCACATGTACCCATGATagtactgccaagccagcagtcttgtcCATTCCAGTTAAGGACCAGGTGctcatttatattcctgagttgagagaagcaattgtgtgtaagtttcttgcttaagcaAATTATGCCAAAGCTcaccattactgtgacttgaacctccAACCTcaatgtttccattctccaaatgcactctctaagcAATGAAGCTACagcaccatacacacacacacgcacacacacacacacacacacacacacacacacacacacacacacacacacacacacacatacacacacacacacactgtgctCATGTGTTTGTGGTTACTATATCATCACCAGATGTGTTTTTGTAGTCTTGGTCTTGCTTATGCTGGCTCAGCGCGTGAGGAAATCATTGAACTTCTGCTTTCTGTTTTATCTGATGAAAAGTCTCTGGTGGAATGTGTGGGCATGACAGTCTTAGCATTGGGCATGATCGGCGCATCAACCTGCCATACTGAAATACAGCGATTATTTTGTAAACAATGATGGAGAAATCAGAAGAACAGCTGAAAGATCCATTTGCAGAATACCTGGCATTACGACTAGGACTCACATACTTGGGTAAGTAGCTGTGATCGGTGTAACAGCGTCATGTAGACAAGCTATGCTTATTAATAATGATTAATGACAATGACCATTAATTTCAGAAAGGATGGTAATGGTTTAAGGAGAGTTATTAATGTTTCGATGTTTATAATGTTCCATCGAATACGTGCTCTAAATGATGTGTTTTGTCAAGTTTTGCAACTGTAGCAAAAATTAGTACCAAAAACTTTGTGTCCACTGCACTCGAGTCCAAGGTATAATGACACCATACAGTACTCTATTACCATGACTTGCAGAAAGTACTATATTTTGTGCTAAGTAGTTCCTGGCAGATCTGCCTACAAACTTGAATTCCTGACAACAGATAAGTTGGTGGAACTCTGATAAAATTGTTTCATGACTAAAAATTTGTTCTTTACAGTATGTTCTTTTCTTGCAGGCAAGCAAGATGCTACAGAGGTTGTGGTTGCATCTCTTGAAGTTGTTCCTGATCGTCTTGGAACATTGTCGAGGGTAATGGTAGAAGTGTGTGCATATGCAGGTGAGAACAACATATGGCAAACTGGTAACAGCATTTTTCTACTGAATAGAAATATTAGGAGTCAGAATGATGTGTTGAAATAGAGTAGTTGGGTTAGGTTTGCTGTTGATGTGGAAAGAGTAGTCGTACAATTGAGGTTACTATTACTTGATGGTTAGGAACCAGCAATGTGTTGAAGGTTCAGAATCTGCTTCATACGTGTAGCGCGCATTAGGAAACAGAAAAGGATCAGGAGAAAGAGTCAGGAAAACAAGAACGGGTGAGAC harbors:
- the LOC134180842 gene encoding uncharacterized protein K02A2.6-like, which codes for MTVVFEVTGFYEYIYGRHFTLVSDHEPLLTLFNERTGVSEMASARIQRLALKLSGYHYTFRHKPGIINGNADGLSRLPLRGPPDVLEESPPPEVVSLLHRLEVLESPVSAHEIKRWTREDPVLARVLKYVLQGWPANLLGDFAVAMKPYKSRANELSVQDGCVLYGARVLVPEKGRHAVLSQLHDGHPNCSRMKGIARTIVWWPRIDSEIEGTIRKCLTCQQQARAPTLAPLCAWEWPEKPWSRLHADYAGPLMGAYFLSLWMLAPNGWIFTTRAILVLYHSSSKDL